The Antarcticibacterium sp. 1MA-6-2 genome has a window encoding:
- a CDS encoding TonB-dependent receptor domain-containing protein, producing the protein MVNTGQGDDAGEGGTFSQEIIQIPRDISLLDLADYKNNPFNMPGNFYTPYAQNPYFIINENATVINEDRFFGNLNLGYAFDEYFSASWQIGGDIRNERVNSHGAIVEYPEGSAQDLLIATEVVGGVTELKRTRKEYDTYFNLNYDRYLTEDFHLNLLAGATYNERQTSLLNVSITDLDIPNYYELGNTANSPVVVQADLKRRSYGVYAQAELGYLNRFFLNLTARNDWSSTLPIENNSFFYPSASLSAVILDSNQAYLKLRGAWSRVGNDTDAYLTESTLIQGVATSYFGTITFPIGGVNAYELSPQLGNENLKPETTDEVEVGFESTFFNNRINLDVSLYQRNTSDLIVNLLRLIPLQVSLFLQEILLTFRTVELKPYLE; encoded by the coding sequence GTGGTTAACACGGGTCAGGGTGATGATGCTGGTGAGGGAGGAACCTTTAGCCAGGAAATTATTCAGATTCCACGGGATATTAGTTTATTAGACCTTGCAGATTACAAAAATAATCCATTTAACATGCCGGGTAATTTTTATACTCCTTATGCCCAAAATCCCTATTTTATAATTAATGAGAACGCTACTGTTATAAATGAAGACAGGTTTTTTGGCAATCTAAATCTGGGTTATGCATTCGATGAATACTTTTCAGCCTCCTGGCAAATAGGTGGAGATATAAGAAACGAAAGAGTGAATAGTCATGGTGCGATTGTAGAGTATCCGGAAGGATCTGCTCAGGACCTGCTTATAGCTACAGAAGTAGTAGGAGGAGTTACAGAGCTTAAAAGAACAAGGAAAGAATACGATACTTACTTTAATCTTAATTATGACAGATACTTAACAGAAGATTTTCATTTAAATCTTTTAGCGGGTGCTACTTATAATGAAAGACAGACAAGCCTTCTTAATGTCTCCATTACCGATTTGGATATTCCTAATTATTATGAATTAGGAAATACTGCAAATAGTCCTGTAGTGGTTCAGGCGGACTTAAAAAGAAGATCTTATGGAGTCTATGCCCAGGCTGAACTAGGTTACTTAAACCGCTTTTTCCTGAATTTGACTGCGCGTAATGACTGGTCTTCTACCTTACCAATAGAAAACAACTCTTTCTTTTATCCATCGGCATCTTTAAGTGCTGTTATATTAGACTCCAATCAGGCATATTTAAAATTGAGAGGAGCCTGGTCCAGAGTTGGTAATGATACGGATGCATATTTAACAGAATCTACTCTTATACAAGGGGTTGCTACATCTTATTTTGGAACAATAACGTTTCCTATAGGAGGTGTTAATGCTTACGAATTGAGTCCTCAGCTGGGAAATGAGAATTTAAAACCAGAAACTACTGATGAAGTTGAAGTTGGTTTTGAATCTACATTTTTTAATAACAGGATAAATCTTGACGTTTCTTTATACCAAAGAAATACCTCAGACCTTATCGTCAATTTACTCAGGTTGATCCCTCTACAGGTTTCACTCTTTTTGCAGGAAATTTTGCTGACGTTCAGAACCGTGGAATTGAAGCCGTACTTGGAGTAA
- a CDS encoding TonB-dependent receptor plug domain-containing protein, protein MKIKFFSILAILMFGVQFTHAQQQTTVTGTVTDDTRLPLPGVNVLIEGTNRGVQTDFDGDYAIEAAPGEVLVFSFLGMETARHTFRDIPVIDVTLAPDDTELEEVVVTAFGGTKQRRAATYATSTVDASEINTVSSNSLFENLSGKVAGVDITSPAQPGASSKVIIRGYSSISGSNAPLYVIDGTPMNAEATGSTGQTTTINSSFERTYDAGNAISDIDPNTIEKITILKGAAATALYGNRAANGAILITTKRSKRGGMNINLSSSVDYLEVSRVPHFQNGWGQGWSGLGFSALLKPEVLELVTRMDPGVHVLMDKLDLGGK, encoded by the coding sequence ATGAAGATAAAGTTTTTTAGTATCCTGGCAATTTTAATGTTTGGGGTGCAATTTACCCATGCACAACAACAAACTACCGTCACAGGTACTGTAACAGATGATACAAGATTACCTTTACCAGGGGTAAATGTTCTTATTGAAGGAACTAATAGAGGAGTACAAACGGACTTCGATGGAGATTATGCCATTGAGGCTGCTCCCGGAGAAGTTCTGGTTTTTTCATTTTTGGGTATGGAAACTGCGAGACATACTTTTCGGGATATTCCTGTTATTGATGTTACTTTAGCACCTGATGATACAGAACTGGAGGAAGTTGTTGTTACTGCTTTTGGTGGAACCAAACAAAGAAGAGCCGCTACCTACGCTACTTCAACTGTAGATGCCTCTGAAATTAACACGGTTTCCAGCAACAGTTTATTCGAGAATTTATCAGGGAAAGTTGCCGGGGTGGATATTACTTCCCCTGCTCAACCAGGTGCCTCCTCCAAGGTAATCATTAGGGGGTATTCCTCTATTTCCGGATCAAATGCACCATTATATGTTATAGATGGTACACCTATGAATGCCGAGGCTACTGGTTCTACGGGTCAAACCACAACCATCAATTCTTCTTTTGAAAGAACCTATGATGCAGGTAACGCAATTAGCGATATAGATCCTAATACAATTGAGAAAATAACCATTTTAAAAGGTGCTGCAGCAACTGCTCTTTATGGGAATAGGGCAGCAAATGGAGCTATTCTTATAACCACAAAAAGAAGTAAACGAGGTGGTATGAATATAAATCTTAGTTCTTCCGTTGATTATTTGGAGGTTTCGAGAGTGCCTCACTTCCAAAACGGATGGGGCCAGGGATGGTCTGGTCTGGGTTTCTCGGCTTTGCTTAAGCCGGAGGTTCTGGAGCTAGTAACGAGAATGGATCCTGGGGTCCACGTTTTAATGGACAAATTAGACCTTGGGGGCAAATAG
- a CDS encoding porin, giving the protein MDFYKLFFAAFFLVVLFPTAQAQDTTSNSFGNGLINVIARDSSYSARFGVRFQTLFAANWNHPEDERIESAGTNFLIRRARLKFDGFVYTPRLKYKIELGLSNRDLSGPSVYNNNTPRLILDAVAKWNFYGNFELWAGQTKLPGNRERVVSSANLELVDRSLLNSEYNIDRDLGIQLHHKMDLGNEIILREVVSIAQGEGRNVTSGNLGGYQYTGRLEIFPLGDFTAYSGADLKRHQTPKLAVGVTFDHNDNAVRTRSNSGAYMITEDGFYKTDINTLFLDFMFKYKGISIMGEYADRNADNPVALDADGTPTGDFVEVGSGLNLQAGYLFKNNYQLVGRFTQINPDDFISRVVETQYTLGLSKYIVGHKLKVQTDISYNDLTLNQNDGLMYRFQFEIHL; this is encoded by the coding sequence TTGGATTTTTATAAATTATTTTTTGCGGCTTTTTTCTTGGTAGTTTTATTTCCTACTGCCCAGGCGCAGGATACTACTAGCAATTCTTTTGGGAATGGTTTAATAAATGTAATTGCCAGAGACAGCTCCTACAGCGCCAGATTTGGAGTAAGATTTCAGACTCTATTTGCCGCGAACTGGAACCATCCTGAGGACGAAAGAATTGAAAGTGCCGGGACAAACTTCTTAATAAGAAGAGCCAGGCTTAAGTTTGATGGATTTGTATACACTCCCAGGCTAAAATATAAGATCGAATTAGGTTTATCTAATCGTGATCTTTCGGGTCCTTCGGTCTATAACAATAATACTCCCAGACTAATTTTAGATGCAGTGGCCAAATGGAACTTCTACGGAAATTTCGAATTATGGGCGGGGCAAACCAAACTTCCGGGGAACAGGGAACGGGTGGTTTCTTCAGCAAACCTGGAATTGGTGGATCGCTCCCTGCTCAACAGTGAGTATAATATTGACAGAGATCTGGGTATACAGCTGCATCATAAGATGGACCTTGGAAATGAGATTATTTTAAGAGAGGTTGTTTCTATTGCCCAGGGAGAGGGAAGAAATGTCACTTCAGGAAATCTGGGCGGTTATCAATACACCGGGAGACTGGAAATTTTTCCTTTAGGAGATTTTACGGCTTATTCCGGTGCTGATCTTAAACGACATCAAACACCTAAGCTGGCGGTAGGAGTAACTTTTGACCATAATGACAATGCCGTAAGAACCAGGTCAAATTCCGGAGCTTATATGATAACTGAAGATGGGTTTTATAAAACCGATATAAACACCTTGTTCCTGGATTTTATGTTTAAGTATAAAGGTATTTCTATTATGGGAGAATATGCTGACCGAAATGCTGATAATCCTGTTGCTTTAGATGCAGATGGAACTCCAACCGGGGATTTTGTAGAAGTGGGAAGCGGACTCAACCTGCAGGCAGGATATCTTTTTAAAAATAATTACCAGCTAGTAGGACGCTTTACCCAGATTAATCCTGATGACTTTATTTCCCGGGTAGTAGAAACCCAATATACCCTGGGACTTTCCAAGTATATAGTAGGCCATAAACTAAAAGTACAAACAGACATTAGTTATAATGATCTCACTTTGAATCAAAATGACGGATTAATGTATAGGTTTCAGTTTGAAATCCACCTCTAA
- a CDS encoding mechanosensitive ion channel family protein, with protein sequence MISMNRSQLLTFLLSFFIYTLLLTFPVSAVAQIFPDTTSKEQVNNVPEIPEDSLSRRTPRGTVNGFIKAIADENYDRASRYLNLSSTGVEEGEELVRVVQRLLDRGGQIMPYSWISNDPEGQTNDDLPPGIDRIGTVTAEAETFDLFVEKTTGPEDAPIWLLSSETINKIQALDIQDELLVEKFMPEFLLNRKWAGIAVGQWLFMFFLIIPAYFISWAIVWLFQFLLRLVWPKARTEPTQGIIKAFALPIRIYLAVWLFVILSQEVGISILLRQRFSWITLILGIVALLILLWRLADFISVFSQRKMSLQGKASLVSVILFLRRFAKIAIVVFGIIAILGAVGVDVTTGLAALGIGGIALALGAQKTVENFVGSVTLIADQPIRVGDFCKVGETIGTVESIGMRSTRIRTNDRTVVTIPNGEFSSTRIENFAHRDRFLLHTVIGVRYETTPDQLRYLLVEIRAILYSHPMIDPNPARVRFQGFGASSLNLEIFTYFNAINFENYVELREDLLLRIMDVIARSGTEFAFPSQTLYFAKDTGLSEEKAKEIEEVVKKWKENNEMEIPKFDPDKIQQIKNSIKYPPEGSSENKNNNPKE encoded by the coding sequence ATGATTTCAATGAACAGATCCCAACTCTTAACTTTTTTACTTTCCTTCTTTATATACACTCTGTTACTGACATTTCCTGTAAGTGCAGTCGCCCAAATTTTTCCCGATACAACTTCTAAGGAGCAGGTAAATAATGTTCCTGAAATTCCTGAAGATTCACTTAGCAGGAGAACTCCCCGCGGGACTGTAAATGGTTTTATAAAAGCTATTGCCGATGAAAATTATGACAGGGCAAGCAGATATCTCAATCTTTCTTCTACTGGTGTAGAAGAGGGGGAGGAGCTGGTGAGGGTTGTCCAGAGATTACTCGACAGGGGCGGACAAATTATGCCCTATTCCTGGATAAGCAATGACCCTGAAGGCCAGACCAATGATGATCTCCCTCCCGGAATTGACAGAATAGGTACAGTAACTGCAGAAGCTGAAACCTTTGATCTTTTTGTTGAAAAAACCACAGGTCCTGAAGATGCACCAATCTGGCTACTGTCTTCGGAAACTATAAACAAAATTCAGGCTTTGGATATACAGGATGAACTTCTTGTTGAAAAATTTATGCCCGAATTTCTTTTAAACCGAAAATGGGCAGGAATTGCGGTGGGACAGTGGCTTTTTATGTTTTTCCTTATTATCCCTGCCTATTTCATCTCCTGGGCGATAGTTTGGCTTTTTCAGTTTTTACTTCGGCTCGTTTGGCCAAAAGCACGTACAGAACCTACACAGGGTATAATAAAAGCATTTGCTTTACCAATACGTATATACCTCGCTGTTTGGTTGTTCGTAATTTTGTCACAGGAGGTTGGAATTTCTATACTTCTTCGCCAAAGATTTAGCTGGATCACTCTTATCCTTGGAATTGTTGCACTGCTCATCTTGCTGTGGAGACTGGCCGATTTTATAAGTGTTTTCAGCCAAAGGAAAATGAGTCTACAGGGAAAAGCATCTTTGGTATCGGTCATACTTTTCTTAAGGAGATTTGCTAAAATTGCGATAGTAGTATTTGGTATTATAGCAATTTTGGGCGCAGTAGGTGTAGACGTTACAACAGGGCTTGCTGCTTTGGGAATTGGAGGGATTGCACTTGCACTTGGAGCTCAAAAAACAGTAGAAAATTTTGTAGGGAGTGTCACATTAATTGCAGATCAGCCTATACGGGTTGGAGATTTTTGTAAAGTTGGGGAAACAATAGGCACTGTTGAATCAATTGGGATGAGGTCAACCAGAATTCGTACCAATGACCGTACTGTTGTGACCATACCAAACGGAGAATTTTCCTCAACCAGAATTGAAAATTTTGCACACCGGGACAGATTTTTGCTCCATACAGTTATTGGGGTGAGATATGAAACCACGCCTGACCAGTTGAGATATTTGCTGGTGGAAATAAGAGCTATTCTATATTCTCATCCTATGATCGATCCAAACCCTGCCCGGGTAAGGTTCCAGGGATTTGGTGCTTCTTCTCTTAATCTTGAAATTTTCACCTATTTCAACGCTATAAATTTTGAAAATTATGTGGAACTAAGGGAAGATCTTCTCTTGCGGATAATGGACGTAATCGCGCGAAGTGGGACAGAGTTTGCCTTTCCTTCTCAAACTCTTTACTTTGCAAAAGATACAGGGCTTTCTGAAGAAAAAGCTAAGGAAATAGAGGAGGTTGTGAAGAAATGGAAGGAGAATAATGAAATGGAAATTCCTAAATTTGATCCCGATAAAATTCAGCAGATCAAAAATTCTATTAAATATCCTCCTGAGGGATCAAGTGAGAATAAAAACAACAATCCAAAGGAATAA
- the namA gene encoding NADPH dehydrogenase NamA translates to MSKLFKPLQIKDIEFNNRITVSPMCMYSSEDGFSNDWHLVHLGSRAIGRPGLIFTEAAAVSPEGRITPDDLGIWKDEHIPGLRKITDFLKSHGTVAGIQLAHAGRKASTTSPWKGGKFLDPQNGGWQTVAPGPKPFDDSNPAPRELDKAGIEKVIADFKAAAKRSREAGFQVAEIHAAHGYLLHQFLSPLSNSRTDKFGGSFENRIRLVLEVVDVVKKEWPQNFPLFVRISATDWVDGGWNIEESVALSKILKTKGVDLIDCSSGGLVPDAKIPVAKGYQTQFAHRIKTEAEIKTGAVGLITTAEEAEEIIGSGKADLVFLAREFLRNPYFPLNAAKNLGVEIEWVPQYQRAKPRN, encoded by the coding sequence ATGTCAAAGCTATTTAAACCACTTCAAATAAAAGATATAGAATTTAATAATCGTATTACTGTCTCTCCTATGTGTATGTATAGTAGTGAGGATGGATTTTCCAATGATTGGCACCTTGTTCACCTTGGTAGCAGGGCAATAGGAAGGCCTGGGCTCATTTTTACTGAAGCTGCAGCAGTTTCTCCTGAAGGAAGGATCACTCCTGACGATCTGGGAATTTGGAAAGATGAACATATTCCAGGACTAAGAAAGATTACAGATTTCTTAAAATCCCACGGAACAGTAGCAGGAATACAACTTGCTCATGCCGGAAGGAAAGCCAGTACCACCAGCCCGTGGAAAGGCGGAAAATTTCTTGACCCTCAAAATGGTGGCTGGCAAACGGTGGCGCCAGGTCCAAAACCTTTTGATGATAGTAATCCTGCACCACGGGAACTGGATAAAGCAGGTATAGAAAAAGTGATTGCAGATTTTAAAGCGGCAGCTAAAAGATCAAGGGAGGCAGGATTTCAGGTTGCAGAAATTCACGCAGCACATGGTTATTTGCTGCATCAGTTCCTCTCCCCCCTTAGTAATTCACGAACCGATAAATTTGGAGGTTCTTTTGAAAACCGGATAAGATTAGTACTTGAGGTCGTTGATGTCGTTAAAAAAGAATGGCCGCAAAATTTCCCTCTGTTTGTGAGAATTTCAGCAACCGATTGGGTGGATGGTGGATGGAACATCGAAGAATCTGTAGCTCTTTCAAAGATACTTAAAACTAAAGGCGTAGATCTTATAGACTGCTCATCAGGCGGATTAGTCCCCGATGCTAAAATTCCTGTGGCTAAAGGATATCAAACTCAGTTTGCCCACAGAATAAAAACAGAGGCCGAAATTAAAACCGGAGCGGTAGGATTAATTACCACTGCTGAAGAGGCAGAAGAAATTATAGGATCGGGAAAGGCTGATCTTGTTTTTCTTGCACGGGAATTTTTAAGAAACCCGTACTTCCCACTAAATGCAGCCAAAAATCTGGGAGTCGAAATTGAATGGGTGCCTCAATACCAAAGAGCCAAACCACGGAATTAG
- a CDS encoding M28 family metallopeptidase: protein MKKILVCALSISLFGCGAHQQKKVENADVMEYAKTITPGELSEHLYTFASDEFEGRETGEPGQKKAAEYLKAEYKKLEISSPLGGDDYYQEVPGSVFRGNVKDTENVLAFIEGSEKPEEILVISSHYDHVGMDDEGNVFNGADDDGSGTVAILEIAEAFMQAKADGYHPKRSILFLNVTGEEKGLVGSKYYTDNPVFPLANTVANLNIDMIGRVGNGMENAGDYVYLIGSDKLSTELHDLSEEVNKKYLNLNLDYTFNDENDPNRFYYRSDHYNFAKNDIPIIFYFNGVHPDYHKISDTPDKIHYEMLAKRAQLVFLTAWEVANREARPFVDKPTQASASGK from the coding sequence ATGAAAAAAATACTTGTATGCGCCCTTAGCATTAGTTTATTTGGTTGTGGCGCTCATCAACAAAAGAAGGTTGAAAACGCAGATGTTATGGAATATGCAAAAACCATAACTCCCGGAGAACTTAGTGAACACTTATACACTTTTGCAAGTGATGAGTTTGAGGGAAGGGAAACCGGAGAACCTGGCCAGAAAAAAGCTGCAGAATATTTAAAGGCTGAATATAAAAAATTAGAAATTTCTTCTCCATTGGGTGGAGACGATTACTACCAGGAGGTACCAGGATCGGTGTTTAGAGGTAATGTGAAAGATACAGAAAACGTTCTGGCATTTATTGAAGGAAGTGAAAAACCGGAAGAGATCCTTGTTATTTCCTCACATTATGATCACGTGGGGATGGATGATGAAGGAAACGTGTTTAATGGAGCAGATGATGATGGGTCTGGTACAGTTGCCATATTGGAAATTGCTGAAGCTTTTATGCAGGCAAAAGCTGATGGTTACCATCCAAAAAGATCTATTCTTTTCCTTAATGTAACAGGAGAAGAAAAAGGACTTGTAGGTTCTAAATATTATACTGATAATCCTGTATTTCCACTAGCAAACACTGTAGCTAACCTGAACATAGACATGATTGGACGAGTTGGAAATGGTATGGAAAACGCAGGTGATTATGTTTACCTGATTGGAAGTGATAAATTAAGTACAGAGCTGCACGATTTAAGTGAAGAGGTGAACAAGAAATATCTTAATCTTAATCTGGATTACACCTTCAACGACGAGAATGATCCAAACCGTTTCTACTACAGAAGCGACCATTATAATTTTGCGAAAAACGATATTCCGATTATTTTCTATTTCAACGGAGTACATCCTGATTACCACAAAATTTCAGATACACCAGATAAAATCCATTACGAGATGCTGGCCAAACGTGCGCAGCTTGTTTTCTTAACTGCCTGGGAAGTGGCTAACCGTGAAGCAAGACCCTTTGTTGACAAACCTACACAAGCTTCTGCTTCCGGAAAATAA
- a CDS encoding pyridoxal-dependent decarboxylase, whose protein sequence is MHSIDMDLVEMTLDVMKYTIDRISNITPELGSPKKEEDLLRIVGETVTPTGIGGENAFKLFRDVLVKATVPIDHPRHLAFVPAAPTRAAIMFDLVTSASSIHGAYWMEGAGGIFCENQAMKWLVSLTGLPEGAFGVFTSGGTAANLSAMVAARDEWRSRDVENIGKKGLLFTSSGAHSSVQAMARVMDADLLLIDCEGDLLTGEELQLAFDELKPEDRSRLFAVVGTGGTTNAGIIDDLEGIGNVCTAENVWFHVDCAYGGGALAAKSVRHLFNGIEMADSITIDPHKWLFSPYDCGAVIYKNMEQAKNAHSQKGAYLEIFKDEGAQGFNPSDYQIQLTRRLRGMPLWFSLAMHGTEKYRTAIERGIELAKIAAEKIEQRENLELVRPASLSVVLFKRKGWTAEQYRDWTYKNHSEGIALVTPTRWKTNGDTETISRFCFINPDTTEADIDLILDTMK, encoded by the coding sequence ATGCATTCCATAGATATGGACCTGGTGGAAATGACACTTGATGTCATGAAATACACCATAGATCGTATCTCTAATATAACCCCTGAATTAGGTTCCCCAAAAAAAGAAGAAGACTTATTGCGCATAGTAGGTGAAACAGTTACTCCTACGGGAATAGGTGGGGAAAACGCTTTTAAGCTTTTTCGGGACGTTTTGGTAAAAGCAACAGTGCCAATTGATCACCCAAGGCATTTGGCTTTTGTTCCCGCAGCACCAACAAGGGCTGCGATTATGTTTGACCTTGTCACATCAGCTTCCAGTATCCATGGTGCTTACTGGATGGAAGGAGCTGGTGGGATCTTCTGTGAAAATCAGGCTATGAAGTGGCTGGTCTCTCTAACAGGTCTTCCTGAAGGTGCCTTTGGGGTTTTCACAAGTGGTGGTACAGCGGCAAATCTTTCAGCAATGGTTGCAGCCAGAGATGAATGGCGCAGTAGGGACGTGGAAAATATTGGTAAAAAAGGACTACTTTTTACTTCCAGTGGTGCACATAGTTCTGTCCAGGCAATGGCAAGAGTAATGGATGCCGATCTCCTATTAATTGATTGTGAAGGTGATTTACTTACAGGTGAAGAACTACAATTAGCTTTTGATGAACTTAAACCGGAAGATCGCTCACGACTATTTGCAGTAGTGGGAACAGGAGGAACAACAAACGCCGGAATAATTGATGATCTGGAAGGAATAGGAAATGTTTGTACAGCAGAAAATGTCTGGTTCCACGTTGATTGCGCTTATGGAGGGGGAGCTCTGGCTGCAAAGTCGGTAAGGCATCTCTTCAACGGAATTGAAATGGCAGACAGTATTACAATTGATCCTCATAAATGGTTATTCTCTCCATACGATTGTGGTGCTGTCATTTATAAGAATATGGAGCAGGCAAAGAATGCTCATTCCCAAAAGGGAGCTTATCTCGAAATTTTTAAAGATGAAGGAGCCCAGGGTTTTAATCCTTCTGACTACCAGATCCAACTTACCCGTAGATTAAGAGGTATGCCTTTATGGTTCTCACTCGCTATGCACGGCACCGAGAAATACCGCACCGCTATTGAGAGGGGAATTGAACTGGCAAAAATTGCTGCGGAAAAAATTGAACAGCGGGAAAATCTTGAATTGGTAAGGCCTGCAAGTTTATCTGTTGTCCTTTTTAAACGAAAAGGCTGGACTGCTGAACAATACAGGGACTGGACCTATAAAAACCACAGCGAGGGAATTGCCCTTGTAACACCTACGAGATGGAAAACCAATGGTGACACAGAAACTATATCTCGTTTCTGTTTTATTAATCCTGACACTACCGAGGCAGATATTGATCTAATTTTGGATACGATGAAATAG
- the bshC gene encoding bacillithiol biosynthesis cysteine-adding enzyme BshC codes for MPADCLSYKETNYFTSLILDYLDQKDELKEFYSRFPTLENFEEQFREKKEFFTAEKRKVLVQELKQQYSKLDIPEAVSTNIEVLLKDSAFTVTTGHQLNLFTGPLYFLYKIVSTINLASALNKEYPDNQFVPIYWMATEDHDFEEINFFNLKGKKFKWNSTQAGAGSDAVGNLNTEGLEEVFQLFSAEIGGGKTAEFLKELFRKAYLEHSNLTEATRFLANELFKEYGLVILDGDSKALKKEFVPYIEQELFEQVSHKNSVSVAEKLNKLGYGIQVNPREINLFYLNNGLRERIIEQEGRFYVNETEISWNKEELKKEVNEHPERFSPNVITRPLYEEVILPNLCYIGGGGELAYWFELKEFFEAVNVPFPILLLRNSALIETEKQNKKRKKLEISQAELFLKQHELINRKVRKISNIDIDFSPQKEHLVKQFQDLYDLAEKTDKSFLNAVKAQEVKQLKGLDHLEKRLLKAQKRKLTDEVSRIADLQNELFPNKALQERQTNFSEMYLEYGSDLISTLIETLDPLEFKFKILTFGEK; via the coding sequence ATGCCTGCAGACTGTCTTTCCTATAAAGAAACCAATTATTTTACCAGCTTAATTTTAGATTATCTGGACCAGAAAGATGAATTAAAAGAATTTTACAGTAGGTTTCCCACTCTTGAAAATTTTGAGGAACAATTCAGGGAAAAGAAGGAGTTTTTTACTGCCGAAAAAAGAAAAGTACTGGTGCAGGAGCTTAAGCAGCAGTATTCGAAATTAGACATTCCTGAAGCTGTTTCAACAAATATTGAGGTTCTTTTAAAAGATTCAGCTTTTACAGTTACGACAGGTCATCAACTCAATCTCTTTACTGGCCCCTTATATTTTTTATACAAGATCGTTTCTACAATAAACCTTGCTTCCGCATTAAATAAAGAATATCCCGACAATCAATTTGTACCCATTTACTGGATGGCCACAGAAGACCATGATTTTGAGGAAATTAACTTTTTTAATCTCAAGGGTAAGAAGTTTAAATGGAATAGCACTCAGGCGGGTGCAGGCAGCGATGCGGTTGGAAATCTAAACACTGAAGGCCTTGAGGAGGTTTTTCAGCTTTTTTCTGCGGAAATTGGAGGAGGAAAAACTGCCGAATTTCTGAAGGAACTTTTCAGAAAAGCGTACTTGGAACATTCTAATCTTACCGAAGCCACCAGGTTCCTCGCAAATGAACTATTTAAGGAATATGGGCTTGTAATCCTGGACGGTGACAGCAAAGCTTTAAAGAAAGAATTTGTTCCTTACATTGAGCAGGAGTTGTTTGAACAGGTATCTCATAAAAATTCTGTTTCTGTTGCTGAAAAACTGAATAAATTAGGTTATGGCATTCAGGTGAACCCCCGGGAGATTAATTTATTTTACCTGAATAATGGCCTTCGGGAACGGATCATTGAGCAGGAGGGTAGATTTTATGTGAATGAAACTGAAATCTCCTGGAATAAGGAAGAACTGAAGAAGGAAGTAAATGAGCATCCGGAAAGGTTTAGTCCGAACGTAATAACCCGCCCATTGTACGAGGAGGTGATCCTTCCAAATTTATGTTACATAGGAGGGGGAGGAGAACTGGCTTATTGGTTTGAGCTGAAGGAATTTTTTGAGGCTGTGAATGTTCCTTTTCCCATTCTTTTACTTCGGAATTCAGCTTTAATAGAAACTGAAAAACAGAATAAGAAGAGGAAAAAACTGGAGATTTCCCAGGCTGAATTATTTCTGAAACAACACGAACTAATAAACCGAAAGGTTCGAAAAATCTCAAATATAGATATTGATTTTAGTCCGCAAAAGGAGCACCTGGTAAAGCAGTTCCAGGATCTCTATGACCTGGCCGAAAAAACTGATAAGTCTTTTCTGAACGCTGTAAAAGCCCAGGAAGTGAAACAGTTAAAAGGTTTGGACCATCTTGAAAAGCGGCTGTTAAAGGCGCAGAAACGAAAATTAACCGATGAAGTTTCGAGGATTGCAGATCTGCAAAATGAACTTTTCCCGAATAAAGCGCTGCAGGAGCGGCAAACTAACTTTTCTGAAATGTACCTGGAGTACGGTAGTGATCTTATCTCAACGCTTATTGAAACGCTCGATCCGCTAGAATTTAAATTTAAAATACTCACTTTTGGAGAAAAATAA